Proteins encoded in a region of the Quercus lobata isolate SW786 chromosome 8, ValleyOak3.0 Primary Assembly, whole genome shotgun sequence genome:
- the LOC115956755 gene encoding uncharacterized protein LOC115956755 — MQDVELALDIMLSLKEMFGKQGRSVRQETTRQIYNTKMAEGSSVKEHCLTMISNLNKLEVLGADIDGESQVDMILQTLLESFKEFRLNYNMNKKIYSLSELMNELVAAEGILGTSSVNANMAEVFTSQPKSKGKGKKKKKKKKDFTKQDGKQIALRVVDKGKKIKGKCFHFGEKGH, encoded by the coding sequence ATGCAGGATGTAGAACTAGCTTTGGACATAATGTTAAGTCTAAAGGAGATGTTTGGTAAGCAAGGCCGTTCTGTAAGGCAAGAAACTACGAGgcaaatttataataccaaaatggctGAAGGCAGTTCAGTGAAGGAGCATTGTCTTACAATGATCTCTAATCTAAATAAATTGGAAGTTTTAGGTGCCGATATTGATGGAGAATCACAAGTGGATATGATACTCCAGACACTATTGGAATCATTCAAGGAATTCAGACTCaattataatatgaacaaaaagatttattcaTTGTCTGAATTAATGAATGAGTTGGTAGCGGCAGAAGGCATTCTTGGTACATCTAGTGTTAATGCTAATATGGCCGAAGTTTTTACTTCTCAGCCTAAGTCGAAAGGCAAgggtaagaagaagaagaagaagaaaaaggactTCACCAAGCAAGATGGTAAACAAATTGCCTTACGGGTTGTcgacaaaggaaagaagatcAAAGGAAAGTGTTTCCATTTTGGTGAGAAAGGACATTAG